In one window of Denticeps clupeoides chromosome 2, fDenClu1.1, whole genome shotgun sequence DNA:
- the crispld1a gene encoding cysteine-rich secretory protein LCCL domain-containing 1 yields the protein MDLSCQPWLGSILLLLMSQAVVSTVLLNATYLSALLDKYGDEGLAKPRGRRTITQGDVQVILDLHNRLRGQVYPPASNMEYMVWDTELERTAEEWAETCLWEHGPAGLLPHIGQNLGVHWGRYRPPTSHVQAWYDEVKDYSFPYPQECNPYCPFRCSGPVCTHYTQLVWATSSRIGCAINVCHNMNVWGQIWAKAVYLVCNYSPKGNWWGHAPYKHGTPCSACPPSYGGSCRNNLCYKDEWSVRRDENNAVEPEAPRGYPTARTPSEVPVKQVVVDTQQMSQQVTCDTKLRDQCKGTPCNRYECPAGCLDGRGKVVGTVFYEMQSSICRAGLHYGVIDNDGGWLDVTRHGRKEFFIKSNKNGVQSLGKYHSANAFTVSKVTVKVITCEMTVAQLCPFQNPTRHCPRIYCPRNCMEENSQMSRVIGTGIYSDVSSICRAAVHAGVIMNSSGGYVDVMPVDKRRQYIASYQNGIYSESMQNHPRGKAFRVFAVI from the exons ATGGACCTCTCTTGTCAGCCGTGGCTGGGGAGCATCCTGCTGCTGTTGATGTCCCAGGCTGTCGTGTCCACGGTGCTGCTCAACGCCACCTACCTGAGCGCCCTCCTGGACAAGTACGGGGACGAGGGGCTGGCCAAGCCAAGGGGACGGAGGACCATCACCCAGGGCGACGTGCAGGTCATCCTGGACCTGCACAACAGACTCAGGGGTCAGGTGTACCCTCCCGCGTCCAATATGGAGTACATG GTATGGGACACCGAGCTGGAGAGGACTGCTGAGGAGTGGGCGGAGACGTGCCTGTGGGAACATGGTCCTGCTGGTCTGCTGCCTCATATAGGACAGAACCTGGGGGTCCATTGGGGAAG GTATCGTCCTCCAACGTCCCATGTTCAGGCGTGGTACGATGAAGTTAAGGACTACTCTTTCCCTTACCCGCAGGAATGTAACCCCTACTGTCCGTTCAGGTGCTCTGGACCTGTCTGCACCCATTATACTCAG ctagtCTGGGCAACCAGTAGCCGCATAGGCTGCGCCATCAACGTTTGCCACAACATGAACGTCTGGGGTCAGATCTGGGCCAAGGCTGTTTACTTGGTTTGCAATTATTCACCCAA GGGGAACTGGTGGGGACATGCACCATACAAACACGGCACCCCATGCTCTGCCTGTCCACCTAGCTACGGAGGAAGCTGCAGAAACAATCTCTGCTATAAAG ACGAGTGGAGCGTAAGAAGAGATGAAAACAACGCAGTCGAACCGGAGGCCCCGCGAGGTTACCCCACCGCCAGAACCCCCAGTGAGGTCCCGGTGAAGCAAGTGGTGGTCGACACCCAGCAGATGT CCCAGCAGGTGACCTGTGACACAAAGCTTCGTGACCAGTGTAAAGGGACACCTTGTAACAG GTATGAGTGTCCAGCGGGATGTTTAGACGGAAGGGGAAAGGTTGTCGGGACTGTATTCTATGAAATG CAATCCAGCATTTGCAGAGCTGGTTTGCATTATGGTGTGATTGACAACGATGGAGGTTGGCTTGATGTCACAAGACATGGAAGAAAAGAGTTTTTTATCAAGTCAAACAAAAATGGAGTTCAGTCCCTTGG GAAATACCACAGTGCCAATGCATTTACCGTATCGAAAGTGACAG TGAAAGTTATCACATGTGAGATGACTGTTGCACAGCTGTGTCCCTTTCAGAATCCCACGAGGCACTGTCCACG GATATACTGTCCACGGAATTGCATGGAAGAGAACTCACAAATGTCTCGGGTCATAGGAACAGGGATTTATTCAGAT GTTTCCAGCATATGCAGAGCAGCGGTTCATGCTGGGGTGATAATGAACAGTTCTGGGGGATATGTTGATGTGATGCCTGTGGACAAGAGAAGACAGTATATTGCTTCATACCAAAACGGCATATATTCAGAAAG tatgCAGAACCACCCAAGAGGAAAGGCATTTAGAGTATTTGCAG
- the pi15a gene encoding peptidase inhibitor 15-A, with translation MKGTRVALQLLQLLPLLRCSCAASPAAPSSLPAANRTAAAAAAGVRDEAAELGRGRRRRYISQDDMLAILDFHNKVRGKVFPPASNMEYMVWDETLARTAEDWASTCLWEHGPRNLLKFLGQNLSVRTGRYRSILQLVKPWYDEVKDYAFPYPRDCNPRCPLKCYGPMCTHYTQMVWATSNKVGCAIHTCNNMNVWGSVWKRATYLVCNYSPKGNWIGEAPYKVGVPCSMCPPSYGGSCSNNMCFPAVNSNYLHWFK, from the exons ATGAAGGGGACCCGCGTcgccctccagctcctccagctcctcccgcTGCTGCGCTGCTCCTGCGCGGCCAGCCCCGCCGCCCCGTCCTCGCTGCCCGCCGCCAACcgcaccgccgccgccgccgccgccggggtCCGGGACGAGGCTGCGGAGCTCGGCAGGGGCCGGAGGAGGCGCTACATCTCGCAGGACGACATGCTGGCCATCCTCGACTTCCACAATAAAGTGAGGGGCAAGGTCTTCCCCCCGGCCTCGAACATGGAGTACATg GTCTGGGACGAGACGCTGGCCCGGACAGCCGAGGACTGGGCTTCTACCTGCCTGTGGGAGCACGGACCCAGGAATCTCCTCAAGTTCCTGGGCCAGAACCTGTCTGTGCGGACTGGCCG CTACAGATCTATTCTTCAGCTGGTGAAGCCCTGGTATGATGAGGTCAAAGACTATGCCTTCCCCTACCCACGTGACTGCAACCCCAGATGCCCTCTCAAGTGCTATGGACCCATGTGCACCCATTATACTCAA atgGTGTGGGCAACGTCAAACAAAGTCGGCTGTGCGATCCACACATGCAACAACATGAACGTGTGGGGATCGGTATGGAAGAGGGCTACGTACTTGGTGTGCAACTATTCCCCTAA GGGCAACTGGATCGGAGAGGCTCCTTACAAAGTAGGTGTCCCATGCTCCATGTGTCCTCCCAGCTACGGGGGTTCCTGTAGCAACAACATGTGCTTCCCTGCTGTGAACTCAAACTATCTGCACTGGTTCAAGTAA